One window of the Benincasa hispida cultivar B227 chromosome 3, ASM972705v1, whole genome shotgun sequence genome contains the following:
- the LOC120074005 gene encoding nucleolar MIF4G domain-containing protein 1 has protein sequence MGKEDAKLRSRTKHKGKTKFEEFLDMETGMRNPGLSAEEDLELERKLAKKLKVKAGKLRGEDDGINVLFEGIPSIVDFPGEEELQFSEEFAVEATKNKPLGKKGKKRKSSDQTVDRESELTVVDFEASEAVVEEEKISKKNKKRKKKKMSEKLQDVVTDETAGDESMPVESHCAEAAVDKVPVKAQKYVAPYLRLQKRNEPEDHTQLRRRVRGLLNRLSESNVESVTGEMSTVFHSISRSIASQIISDEVLASCSRGPRGNEQYAAVFASFVAGMGCLIGTDFSARLLASLAKTFEAEYLKEDNLSLRNLTLLLSYLCVFGVCASDLIYDFLIILSKRLTEIDVSTILTVLQCCGMKIRADDPTAMKNFIISVQSKVNELKAASGDGPQNINGKRMEFMLETICDIKNNKKRSKDDPAHHTRIKKWLQKLGVDDMIIRGIKWNKLLDPDKKGQWWLSGDVTTTSDNVKEFANTIDKEVLEAQKMLQLAAAQRMNTDARKAIFCIIMSGEDYVDAFEKLLRLDLSGKQDREIMRVLVDCCLQEKVFNKYYTVLASKLCEHEKNHKFTLQYCLWDQFKELDTMQLIRSMNLAKFIAEMIASFTLSLAVLKSVDLSDVRLLTPKRIMHFRMLFDAIFERSDKLIWNVFTRVAVNPELEPLRSGMLFFIKEYMIKTSKVNAEKFKLVKKALNNVEGILM, from the exons ATGGGGAAGGAGGATGCGAAGCTCCGATCTCGGACCAAGCACAAGGGGAAAACGAAGTTCGAAGAGTTTCTGGATATGGAGACGGGCATGCGAAACCCTGGGCTATCTGCTGAGGAGGACTTGGAATTGGAACGGAAACTAGCAAAGAAACTGAAGGTCAAGGCTGGGAAGTTAAGGGGAGAAGATGATGGTATCAACGTGTTATTTGAAGGAATCCCTTCGATAGTTGATTTTCCTGGGGAAGAAGAATTGCAATTTTCCGAGGAGTTTGCTGTTGAGGCAACTAAGAATAAGCCATTAGgtaaaaaagggaagaaaaggaAATCATCAGATCAAACCGTAGATAGGGAGAGTGAGTTAACTGTTGTTGATTTTGAAGCGAGTGAGGCTGTTGTTGAGGAggaaaaaatttcaaagaaaaataagaaacgtaagaagaagaagatgtctGAAAAACTTCAAGATGTAGTGACAGATGAAACTGCTGGTGATGAATCCATGCCTGTGGAATCACATTGTGCAGAGGCTGCAGTGGATAAAGTTCCTGTCAAGGCCCAAAAATATGTTGCTCCTTACTTGAGATTGCAGAAAAGAAATGAACCTGAAGATCATACTCAACTCCGAAGGCGCGTTCGAG gTCTTCTAAATAGGCTCTCTGAATCAAATGTGGAATCAGTTACAGGGGAAATGTCTACGGTTTTTCAT TCTATTTCTCGCAGCATTGCTTCTCAAATTATTAGTGATGAGGTTCTGGCATCTTGTTCCCGTGGTCCTCGAGGCAATGAACA GTATGCTGCTGTCTTTGCCTCTTTTGTTGCAGGCATGGGTTGTTTGATCGGTACTGACTTTAGTGCAAGGCTTCTGGCTTCTCTTGCTAAAACATTTGAG gctGAATACCTCAAAGAAGATAATCTTTCTTTGCGGAACCTTACCCTATTGCTTTCCTATTTATGTGTATTTGGAGTTTGCGCAAG TGATCTAATCTATGATTTTCTAATTATACTGAGCAAGCGGTTGACAGAAATTGATGTATCCACCATCCTGACAGTCTTACAAT GTTGTGGAATGAAAATAAGGGCTGATGATCCCACTGCAATGAAGAATTTTATCATCAGTGTTCAAAGTAAGGTTAATGAGCTAAAGGCAGCTTCTGGAGATGGTCCACAAAATATCAATGGAAAGAGA ATGGAGTTCATGCTTGAGACCATATGTGACATCAAGAATAACAAGAAAAGATCCAAGGATGATCCGGCCCACCATACACGGATAAAGAAATGGCTACAGAAG TTAGGAGTAGACGATATGATAATTAGAGGGATTAAATGGAATAAGCTGCTTGATCCTGACAAGAAGGGGCAGTGGTGGTTATCCGGGGATGTGACAACAACATCAGATAACGTTAAAGAGTTTGCCAACACTATCGATAAAGAGGTACTTGAAGCTCAAAAAATGCTTCAGCTTGCAGCTGCACAAAGAATGAATACAGACGCCAGGAAGGCAATATTCTGTATTATAATGAGTGGAGAGGACTATGTTGATGCATTTGAGAAGCTACTAAGATTGGATTTATCTGGAAAGCAG GACAGGGAAATCATGAGGGTTCTTGTGGACTGCTGTTTACAAGAGAAAGTGTTTAACAAATACTACACTGTTCTAGCTTCCAAATTGTGTGAGCATGAAAAGAACCACAAGTTTACATTACAG TATTGCCTGTGGGATCAATTCAAAGAACTGGATACAATGCAGCTTATCAGGTCGATGAATCTTGCCAAGTTCATTGCTGAGATGATCGCCTCTTTTACTCTCTCACTTGCAGTTTTGAAGTCCGTAGATTTGAGTGATGTCAGGTTACTTACTCCAAAGAGGATCATGCATTTCCGTATGTTGTTTGATGCGATTTTTGAACGTTCTGACAAGCTGATATGGAACGTGTTTACTCGAGTTGCTGTCAACCCTGAGCTCGAACCTCTTCGAAGTGGTATGTTGTTCTTCATTAAAGAGTACATGATCAAAACTAGTAAAGTTAATGCGGAGAAGTTTAAGCTTGTCAAGAAAGCACTTAACAATGTTGAGGGAATCCTTATGTGA